From the genome of Scytonema hofmannii PCC 7110, one region includes:
- a CDS encoding GNAT family N-acetyltransferase yields MNEQQILIRHATTDDISTIMELILLKAEFDGCLDSLEATPQKLEDTIFCQNPLAFILLAEIDENAIGFASYHRIYSTFLAKPGIWLDDLYIKAEYRHCGVGTALINHLCRINENMGGARIDWIVRANNLPAVKFYEKMGAKIIERVRLCRLEREAIATTANELSYQGRIE; encoded by the coding sequence ATGAATGAGCAACAGATTTTAATTAGACACGCGACAACAGATGATATATCGACTATTATGGAGCTTATTTTACTGAAGGCTGAGTTTGATGGATGTCTCGATTCTTTGGAAGCAACGCCTCAGAAACTAGAAGATACAATATTTTGTCAGAATCCTCTTGCTTTTATTTTGTTGGCTGAGATTGATGAAAATGCAATTGGATTTGCAAGCTATCACCGAATCTACTCTACCTTTCTTGCTAAGCCTGGAATTTGGTTGGACGATCTATACATTAAAGCTGAATACCGCCATTGTGGAGTTGGGACAGCATTGATAAATCATTTGTGTCGAATAAATGAAAATATGGGAGGTGCAAGAATTGATTGGATAGTTAGAGCCAATAATTTGCCAGCAGTCAAGTTTTACGAAAAAATGGGGGCGAAAATTATCGAACGAGTCAGGTTGTGTCGTTTGGAAAGAGAGGCGATCGCAACTACAGCAAATGAATTAAGTTATCAAGGCAGAATAGAATAA
- a CDS encoding DUF4365 domain-containing protein: MQRCGYWMSLKGQPETQNTESVTVSLPRRQLFTVNALKDIMQQIDTRGTL; encoded by the coding sequence ATGCAGCGTTGCGGCTACTGGATGTCATTAAAAGGACAACCAGAAACGCAAAATACTGAAAGCGTGACGGTCTCTTTGCCTCGCCGACAGTTATTTACAGTTAATGCTCTTAAAGATATTATGCAGCAAATCGACACAAGAGGCACATTATGA
- the asnS gene encoding asparagine--tRNA ligase, whose translation MVKQRITEVLRNGQPDESLVVQGWVRTKRELKGFAFIEVNDGSSLASLQVVINEDLPDYDSILKQINTGASVEIAGVLVASQGKGQRVELKANQVTVYGGADPDTYPLQKKRHSFEFLRSIGHLRSRTNSFGAVFRVRNACATAIHQFFQERGFLWIHTPIITANDCEGAGELFSVTSLDLKDVPRKETKAVDYSKDFFGKPTYLTVSGQLQAEVMATAFTNVYTFGPTFRAENSNTSRHLAEFWMVEPEMAFCDLKGDMDLAEAFLKHIFKYVMKTCAEDMEFFNQRIDNTVIATADNIINNEFERVTYTEAIKLLEKADVKFDYPVSWGLDLQSEHERYLAEHLFKKPTIVTNYPVQIKAFYMRLDDDEKTVAAMDILAPKIGEIIGGSQREERLEILERRILAQGMKPEDLWWYLDLRRFGTVPHAGFGLGFERLVQFMTGMGNIRDVIPFPRTPESAEF comes from the coding sequence ATGGTCAAGCAACGGATTACAGAAGTATTGCGAAATGGTCAACCTGATGAATCTTTGGTAGTTCAAGGCTGGGTTCGGACAAAACGGGAATTAAAAGGTTTTGCTTTTATTGAAGTTAATGACGGCTCATCCTTGGCTAGTTTGCAAGTCGTAATCAATGAAGATTTGCCAGACTACGACAGTATTTTGAAACAGATCAACACAGGTGCGTCAGTAGAAATTGCAGGAGTATTGGTTGCTTCCCAAGGAAAAGGGCAGCGCGTAGAGTTAAAAGCTAATCAGGTTACAGTATACGGAGGAGCCGATCCCGATACATATCCCCTGCAAAAGAAACGTCATTCCTTTGAGTTTCTCAGAAGCATCGGACACTTGCGATCGCGAACCAATTCCTTTGGTGCAGTTTTCCGAGTCAGAAATGCATGCGCTACAGCCATTCACCAATTCTTCCAAGAACGTGGTTTTTTGTGGATACACACACCCATCATCACCGCCAATGATTGTGAAGGTGCAGGTGAACTGTTCAGCGTCACCAGTTTAGATTTAAAAGATGTGCCTCGAAAGGAAACCAAAGCTGTAGATTACAGTAAAGACTTTTTTGGTAAGCCAACATACTTAACAGTAAGCGGACAGCTACAAGCCGAAGTGATGGCGACGGCGTTTACAAACGTCTATACCTTTGGTCCTACCTTCCGTGCAGAAAATTCCAACACATCCCGTCACCTTGCAGAATTTTGGATGGTAGAACCAGAGATGGCATTCTGCGATCTCAAAGGAGATATGGATTTAGCAGAAGCATTTCTCAAGCACATATTCAAATATGTGATGAAAACCTGCGCCGAAGATATGGAATTTTTTAACCAACGCATTGATAACACTGTTATAGCAACGGCAGATAACATTATTAATAATGAATTTGAGCGTGTAACTTATACAGAAGCTATCAAACTATTAGAGAAAGCTGACGTTAAATTTGATTATCCAGTCAGTTGGGGACTGGATTTACAATCAGAACACGAGCGTTACTTAGCCGAACATCTGTTCAAAAAGCCAACCATCGTCACCAATTACCCAGTGCAAATCAAAGCTTTCTATATGCGCTTGGACGATGATGAAAAAACCGTAGCCGCAATGGACATTCTTGCACCCAAAATTGGTGAAATCATTGGTGGTTCCCAAAGGGAAGAACGCTTAGAAATTTTAGAACGTCGCATACTTGCTCAAGGGATGAAGCCAGAGGATTTGTGGTGGTATCTAGATTTGCGCCGCTTTGGTACTGTTCCACACGCGGGTTTTGGGCTTGGTTTTGAAAGACTCGTGCAATTTATGACGGGGATGGGCAATATCAGAGATGTCATCCCCTTCCCACGCACACCTGAAAGCGCTGAATTTTAA
- a CDS encoding ATP-binding protein codes for MKSIEDIIKHEVNPFDLINLKPGNFWGEQEDLSLLVESIHREAIAEIEEQLDLVGANHRSRTVLLLGDSGSGKSFLLGRLKRTFNAKAFFVYIGPWADSEHIWRHILRYTVDSLMQTPEGKQESQLILWLKSLSVFTKRSLKQRIFNDNIWQVLQSDRQKFIKYLQENYRQQGIYSSDIFFGMLHDLTEPELYPIACEWLRGDDLSEESMQALKVKNCIDSEDGAKNILSNFGKISSETQPIVLCFDNLDNIPRLPNGSQDFQALFNVNTTIHNDRLKNFLIIISIITNTWKRNTSQIQQADKARIDQPIQLKHITLEQAKALWADRLNPLHQQANPQPSSVIFPLEQQLLVQNFPGGKTTPRSAMLLGRLEYRKYKIALLVKKHATSTKPPVAPPPPPPEAEFQLLWQQEYKKVQTKITKITLLSTTELIRMLQEALEASQVQGIKPKLLTGKYASYSLSYQHFNKCDRVGIVWTEDANMTAFYNVMNACQKAVQKNSCQIIYLIRDGSVGNTKLAGNQIYREVFTHTTHQHIQPTLTSVHYLATYHSLVNSALANELVVAGKTVSLEELQALIRNSQIFLKCHLLQKINILSIEDDEEKENGKENFLQVKEFLLNIVKIQGYMGISTLIQQAESKFPTVKKSEITNLIAQLSYEHKVKIINPKANLQEQLICLVAKI; via the coding sequence ATGAAATCAATTGAGGATATTATCAAACATGAGGTGAACCCTTTTGACCTAATTAATTTAAAACCTGGTAACTTCTGGGGAGAACAAGAAGATCTATCGCTGTTAGTAGAGTCTATACATCGCGAAGCAATAGCAGAAATAGAAGAGCAGCTTGATTTAGTTGGAGCTAACCATCGTAGCAGAACTGTACTACTTTTAGGTGACTCTGGTTCTGGCAAAAGTTTTTTATTAGGAAGACTTAAGCGTACTTTTAACGCTAAAGCCTTTTTTGTTTATATTGGTCCTTGGGCAGATAGTGAACATATTTGGCGTCATATTCTGCGTTACACTGTTGATAGCCTCATGCAAACTCCAGAGGGTAAACAAGAGTCTCAATTAATACTTTGGCTGAAAAGTTTATCTGTTTTTACTAAACGCAGTCTAAAACAACGTATTTTTAACGATAATATCTGGCAAGTATTACAAAGCGATCGGCAGAAATTTATCAAATATCTTCAAGAAAACTACAGACAACAAGGTATCTACAGTTCTGATATTTTTTTTGGTATGTTGCACGATCTTACCGAGCCAGAACTATATCCCATAGCTTGCGAGTGGTTACGAGGAGATGACTTAAGTGAAGAGTCTATGCAAGCGTTAAAGGTAAAGAATTGTATTGATAGCGAAGATGGCGCTAAAAATATATTATCTAATTTCGGTAAAATTTCCTCTGAAACTCAACCAATTGTTCTATGTTTTGATAATTTAGATAATATTCCTCGATTACCAAATGGCTCTCAAGATTTTCAAGCCTTATTTAATGTGAATACAACTATTCATAACGATCGCCTCAAAAACTTTTTAATAATTATTAGTATAATAACGAATACGTGGAAACGCAATACATCTCAAATTCAACAAGCTGACAAAGCTCGTATCGATCAACCAATTCAACTAAAACATATTACATTAGAACAAGCGAAAGCACTTTGGGCTGATCGACTTAACCCACTACATCAACAAGCAAATCCTCAACCTTCTTCAGTCATTTTTCCATTGGAACAGCAATTATTAGTGCAAAATTTTCCTGGTGGTAAAACGACTCCCAGATCTGCAATGCTGTTGGGGCGGCTTGAGTATCGAAAATATAAAATAGCTTTATTAGTGAAAAAACACGCTACTTCTACGAAACCTCCTGTAGCTCCACCACCACCACCGCCTGAAGCTGAATTTCAACTCCTTTGGCAGCAAGAGTATAAAAAAGTTCAGACAAAAATTACAAAAATTACTTTGCTATCAACAACCGAACTTATACGAATGCTACAGGAAGCCTTAGAAGCTTCACAAGTACAAGGAATTAAGCCTAAACTTTTAACTGGCAAATATGCTAGCTATTCTTTAAGTTATCAACATTTTAATAAATGCGATCGCGTAGGAATAGTTTGGACAGAAGACGCAAATATGACTGCTTTCTATAACGTAATGAATGCTTGCCAAAAAGCAGTTCAGAAGAATTCTTGTCAAATTATATATTTAATACGAGATGGCTCTGTAGGAAATACAAAACTTGCTGGGAATCAAATATACAGAGAAGTTTTTACACATACCACTCATCAACATATTCAACCAACGTTAACTTCTGTTCACTATTTAGCAACATACCATAGTTTAGTAAACTCCGCACTCGCTAATGAATTAGTGGTTGCAGGTAAAACAGTTTCTTTAGAAGAATTGCAAGCTCTTATTCGTAATTCTCAAATTTTCCTAAAGTGTCATTTATTACAAAAAATAAATATTCTTTCTATTGAAGACGATGAAGAAAAGGAAAATGGTAAAGAAAATTTCTTGCAAGTAAAAGAATTCTTACTAAATATAGTCAAAATACAGGGTTACATGGGTATATCAACTTTAATTCAACAAGCAGAAAGTAAGTTTCCTACAGTAAAAAAGTCAGAAATTACAAACTTGATAGCACAACTTTCTTACGAACATAAAGTCAAAATTATCAATCCTAAAGCAAATTTACAAGAACAATTAATTTGTCTTGTGGCGAAAATTTAA
- a CDS encoding ATP-binding protein, translated as MINISLRPTGRNWGTISFASTLYLCPILDLLLAEIPSMLQAELRLGLQEALVNAAKHGNNLDPGKTVIVRFSLIDNQYWWIISDQGNGFMPSDPCHEDPTEYLPPDESENGRGLCILHQVFDQVEWNRKGTELRLCKQLEHRAKLSLRR; from the coding sequence GTGATTAATATCTCGCTCCGTCCAACAGGACGTAATTGGGGTACAATTAGTTTCGCCTCAACACTATATCTTTGTCCAATATTAGACTTATTATTGGCAGAGATTCCGTCAATGTTACAAGCCGAATTGCGCCTTGGGCTTCAAGAAGCTCTAGTGAATGCAGCCAAGCATGGTAATAATCTCGATCCTGGGAAAACAGTTATAGTTCGATTCTCCTTGATTGACAATCAATACTGGTGGATTATATCAGACCAAGGAAATGGCTTCATGCCCTCAGATCCTTGTCATGAAGATCCCACAGAGTATTTACCACCTGACGAGTCCGAAAATGGTCGCGGCTTGTGTATTCTGCATCAAGTTTTCGATCAAGTGGAGTGGAACAGGAAAGGGACAGAGTTAAGATTATGCAAACAATTAGAACATAGAGCTAAATTATCTTTAAGACGTTAA
- a CDS encoding Na+/H+ antiporter NhaC family protein, with protein MFFNSVINKLFIIGKEIQTMSSLFSLTLCFVILLVSVTKGYFVAYSLGLSLVILLVTFTYQGFPFASLLKMGYISSQKAFSIITILLLIGVVTSIWMASGTIPALVYYGTQFINPQYFILSAFLLTCIISVLLGTSFGTVSTVGVALMIMAKEGNIDPHIIAGAIIAGAYFGDRCSPMSSSAHLIASLTKTNLYKNLAYLMTTAWFPFIASTIVYFFLSLGNPIQATSHNLLAEIPQIFDINFLVLCPALAVFFLCLMKIEVKVTLAISIAIALFLGIFVQNYSWLQMFQVIVFGFHLHSQTQLAEALTGGGIVSMLRVSLVVIISTFLVGIIVGTKTLASVEKLFRRISSKSGLFLSTIAVGLVSAAFGCTQTLAILMTYQLMKDKYEQEKMSHYQLAIDIENTAVVLAPLVPWNIAGLVPATVLMTDSGFIPYAVYLYLIPVFNWIGFKFVELRMQRKFE; from the coding sequence TTGTTTTTTAATTCAGTCATAAATAAACTGTTTATTATTGGTAAAGAAATTCAAACAATGTCTTCATTATTTTCTCTCACGCTTTGCTTTGTGATTTTATTGGTTAGCGTGACTAAAGGATATTTTGTTGCTTATTCTCTCGGTCTATCTTTAGTCATACTGCTGGTCACCTTTACTTACCAAGGCTTTCCTTTCGCAAGCCTGTTAAAAATGGGTTATATCAGCAGTCAAAAAGCTTTTTCCATCATCACAATTTTATTACTTATAGGAGTTGTCACATCAATTTGGATGGCATCTGGAACAATTCCAGCATTGGTTTATTATGGAACTCAATTCATCAATCCTCAATACTTTATTCTTTCAGCCTTTCTTCTTACCTGTATTATTTCCGTACTTCTAGGGACTTCCTTTGGGACTGTCAGCACTGTAGGTGTCGCACTCATGATTATGGCAAAAGAAGGAAACATCGATCCTCACATTATTGCTGGAGCTATTATTGCAGGAGCCTATTTTGGAGACAGATGTTCCCCTATGTCTTCTAGCGCTCATTTGATTGCAAGTCTTACCAAAACCAATCTATATAAAAACCTCGCATATCTCATGACGACTGCTTGGTTTCCATTCATCGCTTCTACCATAGTTTACTTTTTTCTTTCCCTTGGCAATCCCATTCAAGCTACGAGTCATAATTTGCTGGCAGAAATTCCTCAAATCTTTGACATCAACTTTCTAGTCTTGTGTCCTGCTCTTGCTGTTTTCTTCCTTTGTCTCATGAAGATAGAGGTGAAAGTTACGCTGGCGATTAGTATTGCGATCGCATTATTTCTAGGAATCTTTGTTCAAAATTATTCCTGGTTACAAATGTTTCAAGTTATTGTCTTTGGATTTCATTTACATTCACAAACTCAACTTGCTGAAGCTCTCACTGGAGGAGGCATTGTATCAATGCTGAGAGTTTCATTAGTTGTCATTATTTCCACATTTCTTGTAGGAATTATCGTTGGGACAAAGACACTAGCATCTGTAGAAAAACTCTTCAGAAGAATTTCTTCTAAAAGTGGCTTGTTTCTCAGCACTATTGCAGTTGGGTTGGTATCTGCTGCTTTTGGTTGTACTCAAACACTTGCTATTCTCATGACTTATCAACTTATGAAAGACAAGTACGAGCAGGAAAAAATGAGCCATTATCAACTTGCGATCGATATTGAAAATACTGCTGTTGTGCTTGCACCTCTTGTTCCCTGGAATATTGCTGGTTTAGTTCCGGCGACTGTTTTAATGACTGATTCGGGATTTATTCCTTATGCGGTTTATTTGTATCTGATTCCTGTTTTTAATTGGATTGGGTTTAAGTTTGTTGAGTTGAGGATGCAACGTAAGTTTGAATAG
- a CDS encoding DUF6439 family protein codes for MSPSTQIPKTNDLSQFSTLELAQALMERLSISPNDWHRLKSNRKVRAGEQAAAALVFLLKDNPEEALQKLQQASGWLDKSLSAPPCPTHGNGGSRE; via the coding sequence ATGTCTCCATCAACCCAGATCCCCAAAACTAATGACCTGAGTCAATTTAGTACTTTAGAATTAGCCCAAGCCCTTATGGAGAGGCTGAGTATTTCGCCTAACGATTGGCATCGCCTTAAGTCTAACCGCAAAGTTCGTGCTGGCGAACAAGCCGCAGCCGCTCTCGTCTTTCTCCTCAAAGACAACCCTGAGGAAGCTTTGCAAAAACTCCAACAAGCAAGCGGTTGGTTGGATAAATCTCTTTCAGCTCCACCTTGTCCAACTCATGGGAATGGAGGGAGTAGGGAGTAG
- a CDS encoding DNA translocase FtsK, which translates to MQYLVEVNEIRTQIARFALSKTLWLDTEIADWNTPLPRLSLIQVLSESTDLTGNSAYIIDVLDKPDLAVDFINKIIINPQIEKVFHNADFDLKYLGGKLAPNVTCTLKLARKIKREVLQVTNLQLKTLAVELCGFSNVDKEEQGSDWGQRPLTQKQLHYAAMDTVYLAAVHQRLLEISKPSTTSYTFDMGSNASKRSTGQSKNKSLTATNIRVAFECPRLFYLNQRFGGNTLFLPPDSAVGIGNLFHQLADEFVNWIVREPRCQDLFKPVAKQLQAEEVASQLQQIFYEKKFFSYLEEVSHKENSQAQALLKVWQALRGLIRHFAELLVTNRNYCTAETVIHNTFVFEERNLESYFQLPDGTQQRVAGKFDCLVFNFNKKRLCVVEFKTYQPADPSAQLAQVAFYSYILWERKKIGVDAAVYCVVPELKEYHYSWEELENTVHQLIPYKLQQMQQWLIWEPPLPNPPPLTTQPHLCEICPQQQKCQSYFVETSKAEESLNKQPQKTTGQQDKPIKVNADVLGAKLVSTLQSFGIGVDYQGAAVGPAFIRVKLKPYPGVKVNALLKLSADLQVQLELANPPLISPQAGYVSVDLPRPDRQTAQFEDYIKTQILSPTAPVKIAIGVNLEGQILEADLSDPNTCHFLVGGTTGSGKSEFLRSLLLSLIVRHSPEHLKIALVDPKRVTFPEFEVMRWLHSPVVKDSERAIELMDELVAEMESRYQRFEKAGCADLKTYNQRSRQLLPRVVCIFDEYADFMAEKESRAALEQSIKRLGAMARAAGIHLIIATQRPEAGVVTPIIRSNLPGRVALRTASEADSAIILGGKQTDAARLLGKGDLLYLASSQLQRLQSLLAINIQLFST; encoded by the coding sequence ATGCAATATCTTGTAGAAGTTAATGAAATACGAACGCAAATTGCTAGATTTGCCTTATCTAAAACGCTATGGCTAGATACAGAAATAGCTGATTGGAATACACCATTACCAAGGTTGTCCCTAATTCAAGTCTTATCTGAATCCACAGACTTGACAGGTAACTCAGCTTATATTATTGATGTACTAGACAAACCAGATTTAGCAGTAGATTTTATCAATAAAATTATAATTAATCCTCAAATAGAAAAAGTCTTCCACAATGCTGACTTTGATTTAAAGTATCTGGGAGGAAAACTAGCACCGAACGTGACTTGCACTCTCAAGCTAGCGAGAAAAATCAAACGAGAAGTGTTGCAAGTAACCAACCTACAATTGAAAACACTCGCAGTGGAACTCTGTGGATTCTCTAATGTAGATAAGGAAGAACAAGGTAGCGATTGGGGACAACGTCCTCTTACTCAGAAACAACTGCATTATGCGGCAATGGATACAGTCTATTTGGCTGCTGTCCATCAGCGCTTATTAGAAATATCTAAACCATCTACTACAAGCTATACTTTTGATATGGGTTCTAATGCTTCAAAGAGATCTACAGGACAATCTAAAAATAAATCTTTAACTGCTACTAATATAAGAGTTGCTTTTGAATGTCCCCGGTTGTTTTACCTAAATCAACGCTTTGGGGGAAATACTTTATTTTTACCACCTGATAGTGCTGTTGGTATTGGGAATTTATTTCATCAGTTAGCGGATGAATTTGTGAATTGGATTGTTCGCGAACCACGATGTCAAGACTTGTTTAAACCAGTAGCAAAGCAGTTGCAGGCTGAGGAAGTAGCTTCTCAGTTACAACAAATTTTCTATGAAAAAAAATTTTTCTCTTACCTAGAAGAAGTATCTCACAAGGAGAACAGTCAAGCACAAGCATTGCTAAAAGTATGGCAGGCATTACGAGGTCTGATTAGACACTTTGCCGAATTGCTTGTCACTAATAGGAATTATTGTACAGCAGAAACGGTAATTCATAACACCTTTGTTTTTGAAGAACGAAATCTTGAATCCTACTTTCAGCTTCCAGATGGAACACAGCAACGAGTAGCGGGAAAATTTGATTGCTTGGTCTTCAATTTTAATAAGAAGCGCCTGTGTGTCGTAGAGTTTAAAACTTACCAGCCTGCTGACCCCTCAGCACAATTAGCTCAGGTTGCTTTTTATAGTTATATCCTTTGGGAAAGGAAAAAAATTGGGGTTGATGCAGCAGTTTACTGTGTTGTACCAGAGTTGAAGGAGTATCACTATTCCTGGGAAGAGTTAGAAAATACAGTGCATCAACTGATTCCATATAAATTACAACAAATGCAGCAATGGCTGATTTGGGAACCACCATTACCTAATCCCCCACCCCTCACGACTCAACCTCACCTATGTGAAATTTGTCCGCAGCAGCAAAAATGTCAAAGTTATTTTGTCGAAACATCTAAAGCTGAGGAATCTTTAAACAAACAGCCACAAAAGACAACAGGTCAGCAAGATAAGCCAATCAAAGTGAATGCTGATGTTTTGGGTGCAAAGTTAGTGTCTACCTTGCAATCTTTTGGAATTGGAGTAGATTATCAAGGGGCTGCTGTCGGTCCGGCTTTTATTCGGGTAAAACTCAAACCATATCCCGGCGTGAAAGTTAACGCCTTGCTAAAACTATCAGCTGATTTGCAGGTTCAGTTGGAGTTAGCTAATCCACCTTTGATTTCTCCTCAAGCTGGATATGTCAGTGTTGATTTGCCACGTCCAGATAGGCAAACAGCTCAATTTGAGGATTATATAAAGACGCAAATTTTATCTCCAACAGCACCGGTGAAAATTGCGATTGGGGTTAATTTGGAGGGACAAATCTTAGAAGCTGATTTGTCCGATCCAAATACCTGTCATTTCTTAGTTGGGGGTACGACAGGAAGTGGTAAGAGTGAGTTTTTGCGATCGCTCCTTCTAAGTCTGATCGTTCGTCATTCCCCAGAACACCTAAAGATAGCCCTTGTCGATCCTAAAAGAGTTACCTTCCCTGAGTTTGAGGTGATGCGGTGGTTGCATTCACCAGTTGTTAAAGATAGCGAACGCGCGATCGAACTTATGGATGAATTGGTAGCAGAAATGGAATCGCGTTACCAGCGATTTGAAAAAGCTGGATGTGCCGATCTAAAAACTTACAATCAACGTTCTCGTCAGCTTTTACCTCGTGTTGTCTGCATTTTCGATGAATACGCGGACTTTATGGCAGAAAAAGAATCTCGTGCAGCATTAGAACAAAGCATTAAAAGGTTGGGTGCAATGGCGAGGGCTGCTGGAATTCATTTGATTATTGCCACTCAACGCCCAGAAGCTGGAGTTGTCACTCCCATTATCCGTTCTAATTTACCGGGACGGGTTGCACTCCGAACCGCAAGTGAGGCGGATTCAGCAATTATTTTGGGAGGCAAACAAACAGATGCAGCTCGCTTACTGGGGAAAGGGGATTTGCTTTACTTAGCCAGTTCTCAGTTACAACGTTTACAAAGTCTACTAGCAATAAATATTCAGTTATTCTCAACCTAA
- the vapC gene encoding type II toxin-antitoxin system tRNA(fMet)-specific endonuclease VapC, producing MTYLLDSNVCIRLINNSSSTVTTRLAAQQPEDIYVSTITQLELYYGAYRSAQQERNLEILQRFFNQFTIISLDPQAARVAGRIRAELAATGTPIGPNDLQIAAIALANNLILVTHNVREFNRVNGLQIEDWEEEA from the coding sequence TTGACTTATCTTCTTGACTCAAATGTTTGCATTCGCTTAATAAATAATAGCAGTTCTACAGTAACAACTCGACTTGCAGCCCAACAGCCAGAGGATATTTATGTTTCCACAATTACCCAATTAGAACTTTATTATGGGGCGTATCGTAGCGCCCAACAGGAAAGAAATTTAGAAATATTACAACGCTTTTTTAATCAGTTTACTATTATATCTTTAGACCCACAAGCCGCAAGGGTAGCTGGGAGAATTCGGGCTGAATTAGCTGCTACGGGTACGCCAATTGGTCCCAATGATTTGCAAATTGCGGCAATTGCTTTGGCGAATAATTTAATATTAGTTACGCATAATGTCCGTGAATTTAATAGAGTGAATGGGTTGCAGATTGAGGATTGGGAGGAAGAGGCTTAA
- a CDS encoding LysR family transcriptional regulator, which translates to MDKINDCNLKISQLRALVAVGDRKSFSEAALELGLSQSTVSYAIATLEEELGVILVLRGRHGATLTPIGETIFEEAQQILRLLGNVLEKAEREKGLQSGQVRVACVRSIATHVLPKVIARFREKYPMMGVVITEYDRYAEVEQALQQGQAEVGFTLLPTGKQFEAWELFRDEFVALLSPGVLASNVPLSWEQLAEYPMIVNLRSPQHNKVIQEHFLQFGQTLKVDRKVREDSTVLSMVKQGLGATVMARLTAEPIPQEIQVRSLPVPLERIIGVIILADAILPKRVFAFLDVLKQGCLLSQKAVKSDSLGYKKIDGR; encoded by the coding sequence ATGGACAAAATCAACGACTGTAATCTAAAAATCTCTCAGCTACGTGCTTTGGTGGCTGTTGGCGATCGCAAAAGTTTTAGCGAAGCTGCTTTGGAGTTAGGTTTATCTCAATCAACAGTAAGTTATGCGATCGCGACATTGGAAGAAGAACTAGGAGTTATCCTCGTGCTGCGAGGGCGTCACGGTGCGACGTTAACGCCAATTGGAGAGACCATTTTTGAGGAAGCACAACAAATTTTACGTTTGTTGGGGAACGTCCTCGAAAAAGCCGAACGAGAAAAAGGATTACAAAGCGGACAAGTGCGAGTTGCTTGCGTTCGGAGTATCGCAACCCACGTGCTCCCAAAAGTCATCGCTCGTTTTCGCGAGAAGTATCCCATGATGGGCGTTGTCATTACCGAATATGACAGGTATGCGGAAGTAGAACAAGCATTACAACAAGGTCAAGCAGAAGTAGGTTTTACTTTGCTTCCAACAGGAAAACAGTTTGAGGCTTGGGAATTATTTCGAGACGAGTTTGTGGCGCTGCTGTCACCAGGAGTGCTTGCTTCTAATGTACCACTCAGTTGGGAACAGCTAGCAGAGTATCCAATGATTGTCAATCTGCGGAGTCCACAACATAACAAAGTCATCCAAGAGCATTTTTTACAATTTGGTCAAACGCTGAAAGTTGACCGCAAAGTTAGGGAAGATTCAACAGTTCTCAGTATGGTGAAGCAGGGACTAGGGGCGACTGTGATGGCTCGACTCACCGCCGAACCCATACCACAAGAGATACAAGTTAGGAGTTTGCCAGTTCCTCTAGAGCGAATTATTGGAGTGATTATTCTAGCCGATGCCATATTACCAAAAAGAGTCTTTGCTTTTTTGGACGTTCTCAAACAAGGATGTCTATTGTCTCAAAAGGCGGTAAAAAGTGACAGTTTGGGTTACAAAAAAATAGATGGAAGATAA